A DNA window from Aerosakkonema funiforme FACHB-1375 contains the following coding sequences:
- the nadA gene encoding quinolinate synthase NadA produces the protein MLITTRPPITTAPKTPDDLFEAIQALKKKLNAVILAHYYQDPDIQDVADYIGDSLELSRLAASTNADAIVFAGVHFMAETAKILNPDKLVLLPDLTAGCSLADSCPPDDFAAFKAAHPGHLVISYINCSAAIKAMSDIICTSSNAVKIVNQIPKDQPIIFGPDRNLGRYVMQQTGRDMVLWQGACIVHENFSEKKIVQLKIAHPEAEVIAHPECEPPVLRHANYIGSTSALLKYSQASSSQAFIVATEPGIIHQMQKMEPKKRFIPAPPTNNCACNECPFMRLNTLEKLYLAMENRTPEISLPEETRLAALRPIQRMLEMS, from the coding sequence GTGCTTATTACTACACGACCCCCGATAACCACTGCCCCAAAAACACCCGACGATTTGTTTGAGGCTATTCAAGCCTTGAAAAAAAAGCTAAACGCCGTTATTCTCGCTCACTATTACCAAGACCCGGATATACAAGATGTAGCGGATTATATCGGTGATTCCCTGGAGCTATCTCGCCTAGCGGCCAGCACCAATGCCGATGCGATCGTCTTTGCAGGCGTTCACTTTATGGCAGAAACCGCCAAAATTCTCAACCCCGATAAATTGGTACTTTTACCAGATTTAACCGCCGGTTGCTCTTTGGCAGATAGCTGTCCCCCCGATGACTTTGCTGCCTTCAAAGCCGCACACCCAGGACATCTCGTAATTTCTTATATCAACTGCTCTGCCGCGATTAAGGCAATGAGCGATATTATCTGCACAAGTTCCAACGCCGTCAAGATAGTAAATCAAATTCCCAAAGACCAACCGATTATTTTTGGGCCCGATCGCAATCTCGGTCGCTACGTGATGCAGCAAACTGGACGAGATATGGTATTATGGCAAGGAGCTTGTATTGTACATGAAAACTTCTCAGAAAAGAAGATAGTTCAGTTGAAAATTGCCCACCCGGAAGCGGAAGTAATCGCACACCCGGAATGCGAACCGCCGGTATTGCGCCACGCTAACTACATCGGTTCTACTTCTGCTTTGTTGAAGTATTCTCAAGCTAGTTCCAGTCAAGCTTTTATTGTCGCTACGGAACCGGGAATTATTCACCAAATGCAGAAAATGGAACCGAAAAAACGTTTCATTCCCGCGCCACCAACAAATAATTGTGCCTGTAACGAATGTCCGTTCATGCGGTTAAATACTTTGGAAAAGCTGTATTTGGCGATGGAAAATCGCACCCCAGAAATTAGTTTGCCTGAAGAAACCCGATTGGCAGCTTTGCGACCGATTCAGCGGATGTTAGAAATGAGTTAA
- a CDS encoding TIGR04168 family protein, producing the protein MGTQGNQNQSIKIAVVGDVHNQWETEDGEALHRLAVDLVLFVGDFGNESVDVVEAIASLDLPKAAILGNHDAWYTASEWGRRRCPYNRREEDWVQDQLDLLGETHVGYGKLDFPELNLTVVGSRPFSWGGDTWKNADFYKERYNVTGFHESTSRIVQAASNAAYDTIIFLGHNGPFGLGGRPEDPCGKDWETVGGDFGDPDFAKAIAKTKQLGKTIPLVTFGHMHHHLRHTREVLRTPVVVSPDGTVYLNSASVPRIVDNGSDRLRNFSLVSLQDGVVSQASLVWVGKDYTVVSEEIFYRRCESMVQSAYSQLR; encoded by the coding sequence ATGGGGACTCAGGGCAATCAAAATCAATCCATCAAAATAGCAGTGGTCGGAGATGTTCACAACCAATGGGAAACGGAGGATGGAGAAGCTTTACATCGCTTGGCTGTAGATTTAGTGCTGTTTGTCGGGGATTTTGGCAACGAATCGGTGGATGTCGTAGAGGCGATCGCATCTCTCGACCTTCCCAAAGCAGCCATTTTGGGCAACCACGATGCCTGGTACACCGCCTCCGAGTGGGGACGCAGGCGCTGTCCTTACAATCGCCGGGAGGAAGACTGGGTGCAGGATCAGCTCGATCTGCTGGGTGAAACTCATGTAGGTTACGGCAAATTGGACTTTCCAGAGTTGAATTTAACTGTGGTGGGGAGTCGTCCGTTTAGTTGGGGTGGAGATACTTGGAAAAATGCCGATTTCTACAAAGAGCGGTATAATGTGACCGGTTTTCACGAGTCTACCAGCCGGATTGTGCAAGCGGCAAGCAACGCCGCTTATGATACAATTATCTTTCTCGGTCACAATGGCCCTTTTGGGTTAGGCGGGCGTCCGGAAGATCCCTGCGGTAAAGATTGGGAAACTGTGGGAGGAGATTTCGGAGATCCGGACTTTGCCAAAGCGATCGCCAAAACCAAGCAACTCGGCAAAACAATTCCTCTGGTAACATTTGGGCATATGCACCATCATCTGCGTCACACCCGCGAAGTGCTGCGTACCCCAGTTGTTGTCAGTCCGGATGGGACAGTGTATTTGAATTCAGCCAGCGTACCTCGGATTGTGGATAATGGGAGCGATCGGCTGCGTAACTTCTCCCTGGTATCCCTGCAAGACGGTGTTGTCTCGCAAGCTTCCCTAGTTTGGGTTGGCAAAGACTATACTGTTGTCTCCGAAGAAATTTTTTATCGGCGTTGTGAGTCAATGGTGCAATCTGCCTATAGTCAGTTGCGATAA